A portion of the Oscillospiraceae bacterium genome contains these proteins:
- a CDS encoding GH25 family lysozyme, with amino-acid sequence MSKTIMDVSRWQGSIDWAKVKASGQIGGVMIRAMGNSADGKASKPYIDPQFARNYAECTRLGIPVGVYGYFKAVNKAEADKELALLKSALTGKTLGLPVAVDIEDKLQAALSKAALSDIVARCLSAVESWGVYAMLYTGLYFAQTNLYMTGAALKPYDVWLAAYRKEKPEPGWPFGMWQYTSEGTVPGVSTGVDLSVAYKDYAGIIQRAGLGQVRG; translated from the coding sequence ATGAGTAAAACCATCATGGATGTTTCCCGCTGGCAGGGCAGCATTGACTGGGCAAAGGTCAAGGCGTCCGGCCAGATCGGCGGCGTCATGATCCGCGCCATGGGCAACAGCGCCGACGGCAAGGCAAGCAAGCCTTACATTGACCCGCAGTTTGCCCGCAACTACGCCGAGTGCACACGGCTGGGCATCCCGGTGGGTGTGTATGGCTACTTTAAGGCCGTCAACAAGGCGGAGGCGGATAAGGAGCTGGCCTTGCTGAAAAGCGCTCTGACCGGCAAAACGCTGGGTCTGCCGGTGGCCGTGGACATCGAGGACAAGCTGCAGGCAGCCCTGAGCAAGGCAGCCCTGAGCGACATCGTGGCCCGCTGCCTAAGCGCGGTGGAGAGCTGGGGCGTGTACGCCATGCTGTACACCGGCTTGTATTTTGCGCAGACCAATTTGTACATGACCGGCGCGGCCCTCAAGCCCTATGATGTGTGGCTGGCTGCATACCGCAAGGAAAAACCTGAACCGGGCTGGCCCTTTGGTATGTGGCAGTACACCAGCGAAGGCACCGTGCCCGGTGTGAGCACCGGAGTAGACCTCAGCGTGGCCTACAAGGACTACGCGGGCATCATCCAGCGGGCCGGGCTGGGGCAGGTCAGGGGGTGA